The proteins below are encoded in one region of Sinorhizobium meliloti:
- a CDS encoding glycosyltransferase family 4 protein, which translates to MTSSAAVDLRQPETPNIAGGHQVIVCLPFIGDLVGGSHMSSLGLIRNLPRSRFVPLVVLHDTDGPVADLFRREGVDFVAAPVLNRLARAAPRNGAAVVNVMRTLPALVRFLRASNASIVHTNDGRTHLIWGLAARVAGAKHLWHHRGDATSFGLRRVAPWLPNRLVAVSKFASPRPGIFSAASKCSVVHSPFDVTKMAGFEREEARNNVLAAIGCSPETKLLGYVGTLVDRKRPILFVEAVAALKRLSPETKVAGLFFGNALNGLDEAAKSRAQALGVADCIHFMGFRYPGEPWIAGLDALLVTAVSEPLGRTLVEAMLLGTPVVAADSGGNPEVVEDGRTGMLVRADDPDEFARACLKLFSDAALRDRIVETARSEVRARFSFERHVHAITSVYEELTGGMAAMQRSARAG; encoded by the coding sequence ATGACGTCTTCTGCAGCAGTTGATCTTCGCCAACCGGAAACGCCCAACATAGCCGGCGGTCATCAGGTGATTGTGTGCCTCCCCTTCATTGGAGATCTCGTCGGCGGGAGCCACATGTCCTCGCTCGGCCTGATACGGAATCTCCCCAGGTCGCGCTTCGTGCCGCTAGTCGTCCTGCACGATACCGATGGACCGGTCGCGGATTTGTTTCGCCGCGAGGGCGTCGACTTTGTCGCCGCTCCGGTTCTGAACCGCCTGGCGCGAGCGGCTCCGCGCAATGGCGCCGCAGTCGTTAATGTCATGCGCACACTTCCTGCGCTCGTCCGATTCCTGCGAGCGAGCAATGCCTCGATCGTACACACGAATGATGGCCGCACACATCTCATCTGGGGTCTCGCTGCGCGCGTCGCAGGGGCGAAGCATCTCTGGCATCATCGCGGCGACGCGACTTCGTTCGGTCTGCGCCGCGTGGCGCCATGGCTTCCAAACCGATTGGTGGCCGTGTCGAAATTCGCATCGCCCCGCCCGGGGATCTTCTCGGCCGCGAGCAAATGCAGCGTCGTGCACAGCCCCTTCGACGTCACGAAGATGGCGGGGTTCGAGCGCGAGGAAGCCCGCAACAACGTGCTGGCCGCGATTGGGTGTTCGCCGGAGACGAAGCTTCTCGGTTATGTCGGGACCCTGGTGGACCGCAAGCGGCCGATCCTGTTTGTCGAAGCGGTTGCCGCGCTGAAGCGCCTGTCGCCTGAGACCAAGGTTGCCGGCCTATTTTTCGGCAATGCGCTCAACGGTCTTGACGAGGCCGCAAAATCGCGCGCCCAGGCGCTCGGAGTTGCCGATTGCATTCACTTCATGGGCTTTCGTTATCCGGGCGAGCCGTGGATCGCAGGGCTGGACGCTTTGCTGGTGACGGCGGTCAGCGAACCGCTCGGAAGAACCCTTGTCGAAGCGATGCTGCTCGGTACGCCGGTCGTCGCGGCCGACTCCGGCGGAAATCCGGAAGTGGTTGAAGATGGCCGGACCGGCATGCTCGTGCGCGCCGACGATCCGGATGAATTCGCCAGGGCTTGCCTCAAACTATTCAGCGATGCCGCGCTTCGCGATCGCATCGTGGAAACGGCGCGCAGCGAAGTACGTGCCCGTTTCAGTTTCGAGCGCCACGTTCATGCGATTACATCGGTCTACGAAGAGCTCACAGGCGGCATGGCCGCCATGCAGCGCTCCGCAAGAGCGGGATGA
- a CDS encoding sulfotransferase family protein: MEMRDIDFLIIGATKSATTWLQQSLQQDPGIFMPDPELHYFSRYYERGDEWYLEHFADQEHRLLHGEKSNSYMDVPEAAERIKEKLPEARLIAQLRNPVDRAYSDYCMLYRRAEVGRDIAQYLDPRQGAGGRFLNGGLYYQQLQGYLDRFPAEQILVLLYEDLKIDARAQLARVRGFLGLEADVPLKPLAKKVKDKSEPVVNPTLRRLLRPLKPVAAPFRQNTGFKKLRSLIAGELQYAPLSHDLRARMTDYFAPETEKLGALVGRDLTDWLRNRSPEK, from the coding sequence ATGGAAATGCGGGATATCGATTTTCTGATAATCGGAGCGACGAAAAGCGCGACGACGTGGCTTCAGCAATCGCTGCAGCAGGACCCGGGCATATTCATGCCCGATCCGGAACTGCACTATTTCAGCCGCTATTACGAGCGCGGCGACGAATGGTATCTGGAACATTTCGCGGACCAGGAGCACCGGCTGCTGCATGGCGAAAAATCCAACTCCTACATGGATGTGCCGGAAGCGGCAGAAAGAATAAAGGAAAAGCTGCCCGAGGCCCGCCTGATAGCGCAGCTTCGCAATCCGGTGGACCGGGCCTATTCCGACTATTGCATGCTTTATCGCCGAGCCGAGGTCGGGCGCGACATCGCCCAGTACCTCGACCCACGTCAAGGGGCCGGCGGGCGCTTCCTGAACGGCGGTCTTTATTATCAGCAGTTGCAGGGTTATCTCGACCGCTTCCCCGCGGAGCAGATTCTGGTCCTCCTCTACGAGGACCTGAAGATCGACGCCCGCGCCCAACTCGCCCGCGTTCGCGGCTTCCTCGGGCTCGAAGCCGATGTTCCGCTGAAGCCGCTTGCAAAAAAGGTGAAGGACAAATCGGAACCGGTCGTCAATCCGACCCTGCGCCGGCTCCTGCGTCCCTTGAAGCCGGTGGCTGCTCCATTCCGGCAGAATACCGGCTTCAAGAAACTGCGCTCGCTGATTGCCGGCGAGCTTCAATACGCACCGCTCAGCCATGACCTGCGCGCGCGGATGACCGATTACTTCGCGCCTGAAACGGAAAAACTCGGCGCCCTCGTCGGAAGGGATCTGACGGACTGGCTGAGGAACAGAAGCCCCGAGAAATGA
- a CDS encoding lipopolysaccharide biosynthesis protein, protein MAFRKKLLKKIGSLRQILSREKTLLERLQSIAHLLTGNILSSVIGLIGFALTARALGPAGYGILALCFSYTRAVERIVSFQSWQPLIKYGAHSLAENADDATELRALLKFGLLLDISAALVGWLVAVLLILVAAPWLGISGDGADLAILYCTVLPFQVSGMPTAVLRLYGRFMAIAYGQVVTSVLRVVLCAIGVATGAGLFEFALIWMSAQIIGTVVLVLFSLAELRRQGVLSGLMSAPLHGITKRFPGLWKFAISANLSLTIRSSANELDTLLVGYLADPTSAGLYHIAKRIGRIAQQAGVQVQAVLYPELARAWATKALSAFHRAVAQMQGLLLGFGLLLIGGLYLVIGPLLTWAAGPDFAAAGPLVVVQSVAVTMTLCGAVIRSALLAMGRENEILRSVTIAAIGFHATAFALIPVIGAMGANVAHIVMASIWLSTMMLSYRRTPAP, encoded by the coding sequence GTGGCGTTCCGAAAGAAGCTTCTCAAGAAAATCGGCAGCTTGCGGCAAATTCTCAGTCGCGAGAAAACGCTGCTGGAGCGCCTGCAAAGCATTGCGCACCTGCTCACGGGAAACATTTTGAGCTCGGTCATCGGCCTTATCGGCTTTGCGCTCACAGCCAGGGCACTCGGTCCGGCAGGCTACGGCATTCTCGCGCTATGCTTCTCCTACACACGCGCGGTCGAGCGGATCGTCAGCTTCCAGTCGTGGCAGCCACTGATCAAGTACGGCGCGCATTCGCTCGCGGAGAACGCCGACGATGCGACCGAACTTCGGGCCTTGCTCAAGTTCGGCCTGCTGCTCGATATCTCCGCGGCACTGGTGGGATGGCTGGTTGCCGTCCTGCTCATTCTGGTGGCCGCGCCCTGGCTTGGCATATCGGGAGACGGGGCGGACCTTGCCATCCTCTACTGCACGGTCCTGCCGTTCCAGGTCTCCGGCATGCCGACCGCCGTGCTGCGCCTATACGGGCGCTTTATGGCGATCGCCTATGGCCAGGTGGTCACGAGCGTGCTGAGAGTCGTTCTTTGCGCCATCGGCGTCGCCACCGGCGCAGGCCTGTTCGAATTCGCGCTGATCTGGATGTCGGCCCAGATCATCGGCACCGTCGTCCTGGTGCTTTTTTCGCTGGCCGAACTGCGCCGGCAGGGCGTCCTTTCGGGCCTGATGAGCGCTCCGCTTCACGGCATTACCAAGCGGTTTCCGGGTCTGTGGAAATTCGCGATCTCGGCGAACCTCTCGCTCACCATTCGTTCAAGCGCCAATGAGCTCGACACGCTCCTCGTCGGCTATCTTGCCGATCCGACCTCCGCCGGATTGTATCACATCGCCAAACGCATCGGCCGCATCGCGCAGCAGGCCGGCGTGCAGGTTCAGGCGGTCCTCTATCCGGAGCTCGCTCGGGCATGGGCTACCAAGGCGCTTAGCGCCTTCCACCGCGCGGTCGCACAGATGCAGGGATTGCTTCTGGGGTTCGGGCTGCTTCTGATCGGTGGTCTCTACCTCGTGATCGGCCCGCTGCTGACCTGGGCCGCCGGGCCGGATTTCGCAGCCGCGGGTCCCCTCGTCGTCGTGCAGTCGGTCGCAGTGACCATGACCCTGTGCGGCGCCGTCATCCGCTCGGCACTTCTCGCGATGGGACGCGAAAACGAAATACTGCGCAGCGTCACGATCGCTGCGATCGGCTTTCATGCCACCGCATTCGCCCTCATTCCGGTCATAGGCGCGATGGGGGCGAACGTCGCCCACATCGTCATGGCGTCGATCTGGCTGTCGACGATGATGCTGAGCTACCGCCGAACCCCTGCGCCGTGA